The following coding sequences are from one Musa acuminata AAA Group cultivar baxijiao chromosome BXJ2-4, Cavendish_Baxijiao_AAA, whole genome shotgun sequence window:
- the LOC135609173 gene encoding putative UPF0496 protein 2: protein MTDREDMTMWWKLMPSSSSKSCNSLATGEDLFMASNTDGSSTPLNVNEEYEKTLRTKSFLDMWSRVHRVQPQRTVSSIASSSEDGDDGDEDRKEASHLDTSPCTDSSHVSYANLLEPSQESLVAAMATVHGRSAHLRAHSLLLEYFDVTFQACDACAKLLASLSRAREHHRSIRHLLAKVSSACFDDNDCCADVDHLASLLRLENPLCSANLARFYSVQSQYRTLMQQLTKAHRRTLRMVRLIRLTKKAARIVVVSACSIAVAAALAIAAHTVIGIGVVAAAAPMVMTTRPWAAMRRGRAARARHLERLGAQVGAAAKGAYIVGRDFDTISRTVRRAHDEVEHEREMARMALRGRELQLAREVAREVEGGAARVEEQLEELEEHVYLCLITINRSRSMVAQEVMEGGAVAAKAMA, encoded by the exons ATGACCGATAGAGAAGACATGACTATGTGGTGGAAGTTGATGCCTTCTTCATCATCCAAATCCTGCAACTCGTTAGCAACTG GAGAAGATCTGTTCATGGCGAGCAACACTGACGGTTCTTCCACCCCGTTAAACGTCAACGAGGAGTACGAGAAGACTCTCAGAACCAAGTCTTTCCTTGACATGTGGTCCAGAGTCCATCGAGTACAGCCCCAGCGGACTGTCTCATCTATCGCCTCGTCCTCGGAGGACGGTGACGATGGCGACGAGGATAGGAAGGAGGCGAGTCATCTTGATACAAGCCCATGTACCGACTCTTCTCATGTCTCATACGCCAACCTTCTTGAACCCAGTCAAGAATCCCTTGTCGCAGCGATGGCCACCGTTCATGGCCGCAGCGCCCACCTCCGAGCCCATTCCCTCCTCCTCGAGTACTTTGATGTCACCTTCCAGGCCTGTGATGCATGCGCGAAGCTCTTGGCTTCCCTCAGCCGCGCTAGAGAGCACCACCGTTCGATCCGCCATCTTCTCGCCAAGGTATCATCTGCTTGCTTCGATGATAATGATTGTTGCGCCGACGTCGACCATCTCGCTTCTCTCCTTCGGCTGGAGAACCCACTCTGCTCGGCAAATCTTGCCCGGTTTTACTCTGTGCAATCCCAGTATAGAACTCTGATGCAGCAGCTGACGAAAGCCCACCGGAGAACCCTCAGAATGGTGCGACTCATCCGGCTAACCAAGAAGGCCGCCAGAATCGTAGTCGTCAGCGCATGCAGCATCGCCGTGGCGGCCGCACTGGCGATCGCGGCGCACACGGTGATCGGGATCGGGGTCGTGGCGGCGGCAGCTCCGATGGTGATGACGACGCGGCCGTGGGCGGCCATGAGGCGGGGGAGGGCGGCGAGAGCGAGGCACCTGGAGCGGCTGGGCGCGCAGGTGGGCGCCGCCGCCAAGGGGGCGTACATCGTGGGGAGGGACTTCGACACGATAAGCCGAACGGTGCGGCGGGCGCACGACGAGGTGGAGCACGAGCGGGAGATGGCGAGGATGGCATTAAGGGGCAGGGAGCTGCAGCTCGCGAGGGAGGTGGCCAGGGAGGTGGAGGGCGGGGCGGCGCGGGTGGAAGAGCAGCTGGAAGAGCTGGAGGAGCATGTCTACTTGTGCCTGATCACCATCAACAGGAGCAGAAGTATGGTGGCGCAGGAGGTGATGGAAGGTGGTGCTGTAGCGGCCAAGGCAATGGCTTGA
- the LOC135582349 gene encoding aspartyl protease family protein 1-like isoform X2, with product MARLWLLLLAALLTAAGSDAAGIGFEFHHRFSDRVRQWAEDRAIPGAWWPQKGTAEYYAALAHHDRALRGRSLADASASELTFADGNATFLLSSLGFLHYAVVELGTPNVTFLVALDTGSDLFWVPCDCQQCASTHLVGLELSVYSPSNSSTSQKVPCSNSLCDNQNACTGTNDSCPYNVQYLSANTSSSGFLVEDVLYLTTEDATPRIVEAPIVFGCGDRQSGAFLDGAAPNGLFGLGMEKVAVPSILSSKGFTSNSFSMCFGEDGVGRINFGDKGSSDQQETAFFIDNRHPSYKINMTGIAVGNSSTDMVFDAIVDSGTSFTSLADPMYTYIAENFNAQIKEKRYKSESNSTFEYCYELSPGQTSVLLPVINLKTLGGSVFPVNDPIISVLGPANQTIYCLALLKFSGVNLIGQNFLSGLRVVFDRERLVLGWKKFDCYTVDNSTALSTPTSSPSNAVAPVPSSYTQEMTKTDPNAAQVPARSPPSNYSPHSKAMSNLSPVVLLMLSLALLW from the exons ATGGCCCGTCTCTGGCTGCTGCTCCTCGCTGCCCTGCTGACAGCGGCGGGGTCGGACGCCGCCGGGATCGGCTTCGAGTTCCACCACCGGTTCTCCGACCGCGTGCGGCAGTGGGCAGAGGACCGCGCCATCCCCGGCGCCTGGTGGCCCCAGAAGGGCACCGCGGAGTACTACGCCGCCCTCGCCCACCACGACCGCGCCCTCCGCGGCCGTTCCCTCGCCGACGCCAGCGCTTCCGAGCTCACCTTCGCCGACGGAAACGCCACCTTCTTGCTCAGTTCCTTGGGATT CTTGCATTACGCGGTCGTCGAGCTGGGGACTCCGAACGTGACGTTCTTGGTGGCGTTGGACACCGGCAGCGATCTCTTCTGGGTGCCCTGTGATTGCCAGCAGTGCGCCTCCACCCATCTCGTC GGCTTGGAGTTGAGCGTATACAGCCCCAGCAATTCATCAACGAGCCAAAAGGTCCCCTGCAGCAACAGCTTATGCGACAACCAAAACGCGTGCACCGGAACAAACGACAGCTGCCCTTACAATGTTCAGTACTTATCCGCTAATACTTCATCTTCTGGATTTCTAGTAGAGGATGTTCTGTACCTGACGACGGAGGACGCGACTCCACGGATTGTTGAAGCACCAATCGTGTTTGG ATGTGGAGATAGACAGAGTGGTGCATTTCTAGATGGTGCAGCTCCCAATGGTCTGTTTGGGCTTGGAATGGAGAAGGTGGCAGTCCCCAGCATTCTATCAAGCAAAGGATTCACTTCTAATTCCTTCTCCATGTGCTTTGGAGAGGATGGTGTTGGGAGAATCAATTTTGGAGACAAAGGCAGCTCAGATCAGCAAGAAACTGCATTCTTCATCGACAACAGACA CCCATCTTACAAAATCAACATGACTGGAATTGCGGTCGGAAATAGTTCTACTGACATGGTGTTCGATGCAATTGTTGATTCGGGCACTTCCTTCACATCCTTGGCTGATCCAATGTATACGTACATCGCCGAGAAC TTCAATGCACAAATAAAGGAGAAACGATACAAATCCGAATCGAACTCCACATTTGAGTATTGCTATGAACTCAG CCCCGGGCAAACTTCGGTTTTGTTGCCTGTGATAAATCTAAAAACACTTGGTGGAAGTGTCTTCCCTGTGAACGACCCAATTATCTCTGTCCTAGGACCG GCAAATCAAACTATATATTGCCTCGCTCTTCTGAAGTTTTCTGGAGTCAATTTAATCGGGC AGAACTTCTTATCGGGGCTTCGCGTGGTCTTCGACCGAGAAAGGCTCGTTCTGGGGTGGAAGAAGTTCGATT GCTACACTGTGGACAACTCCACCGCTCTGTCCACGCCCACCTCGTCCCCATCAAATGCAGTTGCTCCTGTGCCGAGCAGCTACACTCAGGAGATGACAAAGACAGACCCAAATGCGGCTCAGGTGCCGGCGAGGAGTCCTCCGTCGAACTATTCACCGCATTCCAAGGCCATGTCAAATCTCTCCCCGGTGGTGTTGCTGATGCTCTCTCTGGCTCTCCTCTGGTGA
- the LOC135608775 gene encoding aspartyl protease family protein 1-like produces MPPTCSAPWDCKPSPPPLGLPYAFLKLGTPNVTFLVALDTGSDLFWVACDCHQCAVAKFDNFEFDIYSTSNSSTSQKITCNNSLCDNQNACTAETSSCPNIVQYLSANTSTSGVLVEDVPYLMTEDETPRIVEAPIAGAFLDGPAQSFSMCFGDDGLGRINIGDKGSWDQQEAAFIINKAHTHLSKST; encoded by the exons ATGCCACCTACTTGCTCAGCTCCCTGGGATTGCAAGCCCTCCCCTCCCCCTCTAGG CTTGCCTTATGCTTTCCTCAAGCTGGGGACTCCGAATGTGACGTTCTTGGTGGCGTTGGACACCGGCAGTGATCTCTTCTGGGTGGCCTGTGATTGCCACCAGTGCGCCGTCGCCAAATTCGAT AACTTCGAGTTCGACATATATAGCACCAGTAATTCATCAACAAGCCAAAAGATCACCTGCAATAACAGCTTATGCGACAACCAAAATGCATGCACTGCAGAAACCAGCAGTTGCCCTAACATTGTCCAATACTTATCTGCTAATACTTCAACTTCTGGAGTCTTAGTTGAGGATGTACCGTACCTGATGACAGAGGATGAGACTCCTCGAATTGTTGAAGCACCAATC GCTGGTGCATTTCTAGATGGTCCAGCTCAATCCTTCTCCATGTGCTTTGGAGATGATGGTCTTGGTAGAATCAACATTGGAGACAAAGGCAGCTGGGATCAACAAGAAGCTGCATTCATCATCAACAAAGCACACA CCCATCTTTCAAAATCAACATAA
- the LOC135582349 gene encoding aspartyl protease family protein 1-like isoform X1 has translation MARLWLLLLAALLTAAGSDAAGIGFEFHHRFSDRVRQWAEDRAIPGAWWPQKGTAEYYAALAHHDRALRGRSLADASASELTFADGNATFLLSSLGFLHYAVVELGTPNVTFLVALDTGSDLFWVPCDCQQCASTHLVQGLELSVYSPSNSSTSQKVPCSNSLCDNQNACTGTNDSCPYNVQYLSANTSSSGFLVEDVLYLTTEDATPRIVEAPIVFGCGDRQSGAFLDGAAPNGLFGLGMEKVAVPSILSSKGFTSNSFSMCFGEDGVGRINFGDKGSSDQQETAFFIDNRHPSYKINMTGIAVGNSSTDMVFDAIVDSGTSFTSLADPMYTYIAENFNAQIKEKRYKSESNSTFEYCYELSPGQTSVLLPVINLKTLGGSVFPVNDPIISVLGPANQTIYCLALLKFSGVNLIGQNFLSGLRVVFDRERLVLGWKKFDCYTVDNSTALSTPTSSPSNAVAPVPSSYTQEMTKTDPNAAQVPARSPPSNYSPHSKAMSNLSPVVLLMLSLALLW, from the exons ATGGCCCGTCTCTGGCTGCTGCTCCTCGCTGCCCTGCTGACAGCGGCGGGGTCGGACGCCGCCGGGATCGGCTTCGAGTTCCACCACCGGTTCTCCGACCGCGTGCGGCAGTGGGCAGAGGACCGCGCCATCCCCGGCGCCTGGTGGCCCCAGAAGGGCACCGCGGAGTACTACGCCGCCCTCGCCCACCACGACCGCGCCCTCCGCGGCCGTTCCCTCGCCGACGCCAGCGCTTCCGAGCTCACCTTCGCCGACGGAAACGCCACCTTCTTGCTCAGTTCCTTGGGATT CTTGCATTACGCGGTCGTCGAGCTGGGGACTCCGAACGTGACGTTCTTGGTGGCGTTGGACACCGGCAGCGATCTCTTCTGGGTGCCCTGTGATTGCCAGCAGTGCGCCTCCACCCATCTCGTC CAGGGCTTGGAGTTGAGCGTATACAGCCCCAGCAATTCATCAACGAGCCAAAAGGTCCCCTGCAGCAACAGCTTATGCGACAACCAAAACGCGTGCACCGGAACAAACGACAGCTGCCCTTACAATGTTCAGTACTTATCCGCTAATACTTCATCTTCTGGATTTCTAGTAGAGGATGTTCTGTACCTGACGACGGAGGACGCGACTCCACGGATTGTTGAAGCACCAATCGTGTTTGG ATGTGGAGATAGACAGAGTGGTGCATTTCTAGATGGTGCAGCTCCCAATGGTCTGTTTGGGCTTGGAATGGAGAAGGTGGCAGTCCCCAGCATTCTATCAAGCAAAGGATTCACTTCTAATTCCTTCTCCATGTGCTTTGGAGAGGATGGTGTTGGGAGAATCAATTTTGGAGACAAAGGCAGCTCAGATCAGCAAGAAACTGCATTCTTCATCGACAACAGACA CCCATCTTACAAAATCAACATGACTGGAATTGCGGTCGGAAATAGTTCTACTGACATGGTGTTCGATGCAATTGTTGATTCGGGCACTTCCTTCACATCCTTGGCTGATCCAATGTATACGTACATCGCCGAGAAC TTCAATGCACAAATAAAGGAGAAACGATACAAATCCGAATCGAACTCCACATTTGAGTATTGCTATGAACTCAG CCCCGGGCAAACTTCGGTTTTGTTGCCTGTGATAAATCTAAAAACACTTGGTGGAAGTGTCTTCCCTGTGAACGACCCAATTATCTCTGTCCTAGGACCG GCAAATCAAACTATATATTGCCTCGCTCTTCTGAAGTTTTCTGGAGTCAATTTAATCGGGC AGAACTTCTTATCGGGGCTTCGCGTGGTCTTCGACCGAGAAAGGCTCGTTCTGGGGTGGAAGAAGTTCGATT GCTACACTGTGGACAACTCCACCGCTCTGTCCACGCCCACCTCGTCCCCATCAAATGCAGTTGCTCCTGTGCCGAGCAGCTACACTCAGGAGATGACAAAGACAGACCCAAATGCGGCTCAGGTGCCGGCGAGGAGTCCTCCGTCGAACTATTCACCGCATTCCAAGGCCATGTCAAATCTCTCCCCGGTGGTGTTGCTGATGCTCTCTCTGGCTCTCCTCTGGTGA
- the LOC135610620 gene encoding aspartyl protease family protein 1-like, producing MVFDAPVDSGTSFTALEDPIYKYIAKSFNAQAQTNQSIYCLAIVKISGISILRQNFLMGLHVVFDRERLILGWKNSDCYAAENSTGSSPPLAPAPSPSGCTRETQARGSTAQVPVGLSS from the exons ATGGTGTTCGATGCTCCTGTCGATTCTGGTACCTCTTTCACAGCCTTGGAGGATCCAATCTATAAATACATTGCAAAGAGT TTCAATGCACAAGCACAG ACAAATCAATCTATATATTGCCTGGCCATTGTGAAGATTTCTGGAATCAGTATACTCCGGC AGAATTTTCTGATGGGACTTCACGTCGTCTTCGACCGAGAGAGGCTCATTTTGGGGTGGAAGAACTCCGACT GCTACGCTGCTGAGAACTCCACCGGCTCTTCCCCGCCCCTTGCGCCTGCTCCTTCGCCTAGTGGTTGCACGCGGGAGACGCAGGCAAGGGGAAGTACTGCTCAGGTTCCAGTG GGGCTTTCTTCTTGA
- the LOC135610619 gene encoding uncharacterized protein LOC135610619: MDRYQRVEKPREETPINENEIRITTQGRMRNYITYATSLFQEKGSNEIVLKAMGRAINKTVMIVELIKRRIVGLHQNTAIGSTDITDTWEPLEEGLLPLETTRHVSVISITLSKKELDTSAVGYQPPLPKDQVKPLAEFDYEEEGSPTGRGRGRGRRGGRGRGRARGNGTTDYGDGDWDSRAHGYGRGGYSRGRGRGFRGRGRGGYGDQPDYQQEASGYDDESPIPARGRGRGRARGQTRGRGRNSRPNDLVQADAFGA; this comes from the exons ATGGATCGGTACCAGAGGGTGGAGAAGCCGAGGGAGGAAACCCCGATCAATGAGAACGAGATACGTATCACGACTCAGGGGAGGATGCGCAACTACATCACCTATGCCACCAGCTTGTTTCAG GAAAAAGGTTCAAATGAAATTGTCTTGAAGGCAATGGGTAGAGCCATCAATAAGACTGTTATGATTGTGGAACTGATCAAG agaaggatagttggtcttcatcAAAATACTGCTATTGGATCTACTGACATAACCGATACATGGGAACCATTGGAGGAAGGCCTACTTCC GCTTGAGACTACTAGGCATGTCTCTGTGATCAGTATAACCTTGTCAAAGAAAGAATTGGACACATCAGCTGTTGG GTATCAACCCCCCTTGCCCAAAGATCAGGTGAAACCCTTGGCTGAATTTGACTACGAAGAAG AGGGCTCACCTACTGGTCGAGGTAGAGGCCGTGGTCGCCGTGGTGGCCGTGGCAGGGGAAGGGCTCGTG GAAATGGTACAACAGACTATGGTGATGGAGACTGGGATAGCAGGGCTCATGGGTATGGCAGAGGTGGCTATTCCCGTGGCAGAGGTCGGGGTTTTCGTGGACGTGGCAGGGGTGGCTACGGTGACCAGCCTGACTATCAGCAGGAAGCCAGTGGCTATGATGACGAGTCTCCTATACCTGCCCGTGGTAGAG GTCGTGGTCGTGCTAGAGGCCAAACTCGAGGAAGGGGCCGTAATTCTAGACCAAACGATCTGGTCCAAGCTGATGCTTTCGGTGCGTAA